The Vicia villosa cultivar HV-30 ecotype Madison, WI linkage group LG1, Vvil1.0, whole genome shotgun sequence genome includes a region encoding these proteins:
- the LOC131645375 gene encoding uncharacterized protein LOC131645375, whose translation MKYYNNLIKTYPSVRSFIKEFHAFSVLLKVVTASFLALILKVNNSLSLDEYRPICLISSMYRILAKLLASRLKMVLGNLISTCQSAFLPNRNMLDGVLVLNESLDFAKRFNKRCMMVKVVFEKAYDCVSWDFLRYMLERMGFGVRWRSWIEALVFNSSMSILVNGSPTSDFEVFKGLRQGDPLSPFLFLLVAEGLAGMVKVASSLGEFRGFSVGVGCKLEILQFADDTVLIGEDSWNNLWTFKAILRGFELASGLKPLPPFFNCEIGAPSSFVFLGIPVAINPRRCSTWRPIVDKLKKILGGWHHKHLSIGGRVVLLNSVLSSIPIFFFTFYKAPKAIVKRIIDIQRSYGDIKRAMLMAPSFNSRSKSSLWWRDLCSIGANSTVTSSNSFASSISLKLGSGSFILFWIDCWLCNNPLSTMFPELFLLAEDSRCKVMGMGFWNGDFWSWHLTSFVRPMDRAAAAQFEELRILLVPVHPARAEVDGFKWWRHASGFSVSNAYDSFSLCVVPAFSLEPSLRLWRNFLCLLNLIDDSAVDSIVGRLCWLEKHYDKAGGVGLKWFLGLVFCWIVWIGRNEVIFNGLDVNSFDGLSRMKALSWEWFSDFYKFFVIGLGRNGS comes from the exons ATGAAATACTATaacaatttaattaaaacatatcCATCGGTAAGGAGTTTCATTAAGGAGTTTCATGCTTTTTCCGTTCTTCTTAAAGTGGTTACCGCTTCTTTTTTGGCTTTAATTCTAAAGGTAAACAATTCCTTGTCTTTAGACGAATATAGACCTATTTGTCTCATTAGTAGTATGTATCGGATTTTGGCTAAATTGTTGGCGTCAAGATTGAAGATGGTTTTGGGAAATCTTATTTCTACTTGCCAATCCGCTTTTCTTCCTAATCGTAACATGTTGGATGGAGTTCTTGTCTTGAATGAATCATTGGACTTTGCTAAGAGATTTAACAAAAGGTGCATGATGGTAAAGGTTGTTTTCGAAAAGGCGTATGATTGTGTGTCGTGGGATTTTCTTAGGTACATGCTTGAAAGGATGGGGTTTGGAGTTAGATGGAGAAGTTGGATCGAAGCGCTTGTTTTTAATAGTTCCATGTCAATTTTGGTGAATGGTAGTCCTACTAGTGATTTTGAGGTTTTTAAAGGACTtagacaaggtgatccactatcaccttttcttttcttgttgGTGGCGGAAGGATTAGCGGGCATGGTTAAAGTGGCTTCCTCTCTTGGTGAGTTTAGGGGGTTTTCGGTGGGTGTTGGTTGCAAATTGGAAATtcttcaattcgcggatgatacgGTGCTCATAGGTGAGGATTCTTGGAATAATCTTTGGACgtttaaggccatccttagaggCTTTGAACTTGCATCGGGTTTGAAG CCGCTTCCTCCTTTTTTTAATTGCGAGATTGGAGCTCCTTCCTCTTTTGTGTTTCTTGGGATTCCGGTGGCGATCAATCCTAGAAGATGTTCGACTTGGAGACCAATAGTGGACAAACTAAAGAAGATATTAGGTGGATGGCATCACAAACACTTGTCGATAGGAGGGAGAGTGGTGCTCTTGAATTCCGTCTTATCTAGCATACCGATTTTCTTCTTTACTTTCTATAAAGCTCCTAAGGCTATTGTAAAGAGGATTATTGACATACAACGATC GTACGGAGATATAAAGAGAGCTATGCTCATGGCTCCGTCTTTTAATTCAAGGAGTAAATCTTCCCTTTGGTGGAGGGATCTTTGTTCGATAGGTGCGAATTCTACGGTCACTTCTTCAAATTCGTTCGCATCATCTATCTCCCTTAAGCTTGGTTCGGGTTCCTTCATTCTTTTTTGGATTGATTGTTGGTTGTGTAACAATCCGCTTAGCACTATGTTTCCGGAGTTGTTCTTGTTAGCCGAAGACTCTCGTTGCAAGGTAATGGGCATGGGTTTTTGGAATGGAGATTTTTGGAGTTGGCATTTGACATCTTTTGTTAGACCCATGGATCGGGCAGCCGCGGCTCAGTTTGAAGAACTCCGGATTCTTCTAGTTCCAGTTCATCCCGCTAGAGCGGAAGTGGATGGTTTCAAGTGGTGGCGTCACGCTTCCGGTTTTTCGGTTAGTAATGCTTATGATTCTTTCTCCTTGTGTGTTGTTCCGGCATTCTCTTTGGAACCTTCTTTACGATTG TGGAGAAATTTTCTTTGTTTGTTGAATTTGATCGACGATTCCGCGGTTGATTCAATAGTGGGTCGTCTTTGTTGGTTGGAGAAGCATTATGATAAAGCGGGAGGCGTTGGTTTGAAGTGGTTCCTCGGCCTTGTTTTTTGTTGGATTGTGTGGATTGGTAGGAATGAAGTTATTTTCAATGGCTTGGATGTGAACTCCTTTGATGGTTTATCTCGCATGAAAGCTCTTTCTTGGGAATGGTTTAGTGATTTCTATAAGTTTTTTGTAATAGGTCTCGGGAGGAATGGTTCCTAG
- the LOC131641529 gene encoding glycine-rich protein A3-like, translating to MGGGKDGHDESDKGVFSHLAHGLAGGAHGGGYPPQHGYPPQQGYPPQQGYPPQQGYPPAGYPPQQGGYPPAGYPPQQGGYPPAGYPGSSGHAAPGSHGHGGHGGHGGIGGMLAGGAAAAAAAYGAQHLAHGSHGHYPQGGYAHGGYGHGGAHMPHGKFKQHGKFKGGKHGKFKGGKFGKHGGGKHGFKKWK from the exons ATGGGAGGTGGTAAGGATGGACATGATGAATCTGACAAAGGGGTGTTTTCACATCTTGCTCATGGTTTAGCTGGTGGTGCGCACGGTGGAGGTTATCCTCCCCAACATGGGTATCCTCCTCAACAAGGGTATCCACCACAACAGGGGTATCCTCCACAACAAGGGTATCCACCAGCTGGATACCCTCCACAACAAGGAGGATATCCACCGGCTGGTTATCCTCCACAACAAGGAGGGTATCCACCTGCTGGTTATCCTGGTTCTTCTGGTCACGCTGCTCCAG GGTCTCATGGACATGGTGGACATGGTGGACACGGCGGTATAGGAGGAATGCTTGCTGGGGGTGCAGCTGCTGCTGCCGCTGCTTATGGTGCTCAACATCTCGCCCATGGCTCTCATGGCCACTATCCACAGGGCGGTTATGCACATGGTGGCTATGGTCATGGTGGTGCTCACATGCCCCACGGAAAATTCAAGCAACATGGCAAGTTCAAGGGGGGAAAGCATGGCAAGTTCAAGGGGGGAAAGTTTGGCAAGCATGGTGGAGGCAAGCATGGATTCAAGAAGTGGAAGTAA